Part of the Trypanosoma brucei gambiense DAL972 chromosome 6, complete sequence genome is shown below.
TTCTGAAGTCACACCaccacgaaagaaaaaaaagtaaaagagaatACCTCCTTGATAAACCACCGCTGAAGAGTTTAgaaaactcacaaaaaaaaaagataacgaACAAACGaaccccccttttttaaaaacaacaacaacactccTCCCCTGTCTGGTGACCTTTCACTTCacttgttggtgttgttgttttatttttttacctttagtTATTGTGTGGTCACTCACCTCGAAGGAAGaatgacgtttttttttcccccctctcttttccttttccttttccttttcccctttcttccttcgttttgttcTCACAAAAGACTTCtcgatatataaatatacaagTACAGAAACTTAACACAAACTTTATGTAagtcctttttcttccttttctttttatttctctatATATTTGAAATATTTAAACACGCAAACACCAGCACCAACCACTGGGGAGAAACGGGTGAGACGTCAGTGGCAGTAAATACACTAAGAATTAGAAGGAAACGGGGGAATTACAATAAATCAAATTCAACTCCCCTAGATGTAtaatatgtttatatataaatttatatatGCGCGCCGTGCACTTCCAGATCAatccctcccccccttttttgtatatTCCTACTTACAAAATAACTTACACTTGTTCGTGCGCACAAACTCCAAAGGGTGGTGTGGAACtcaatatataaataaatataaatatacagacggtatgtatatacgtgagaaagtaaataaataaataaataaatatatatatatatatatatttacgtgtagtggaaaagaaaaataggcaACAGCGAGTTTGAAGGTTGTGTGTTGCACTGGGGCAGTACCTTATCTAATagtgagttttttttaaaaaaaaatgagaaagagttaaggaaagagatgaaaaagaaatgttgtGTTTGACATAAATAATGTGTGGTTTTGAGAAGTAATTacaccaacagcaactgACACATATACACAATTGAGTGAATAACAGCGGGTATTCCAACGACAGATACAGAAGGGCAGTGCCACTTCGTTGCCTGGTTTtctgaattttttttccttctttttcttttttttttaaaaatgcccttttgtttttattttcatgcgGATTCTTACGAGTCCAGATATAATTATATACGAGGGGAGGGGATCATaggaggaaagtgaagcctttatttccctctccgaataagcaaacaaacaataataacagtagtagtaataataataataataataacacaaagaaagaaagattaaaaacacacacacgcaaaaagaaaaaaaagaacgttTCATGCGAGAACTGCGACAGCTGCTGATTGCTTCACTGCCATTTTATCCACTGGAACCAAAAACGACACGCGCAGACTATATACtaatttaaaataaataaataaatatacatatctCTCTTATTTGTCAGgcataaaggaaaaaaaaagacattgGATGGAAAGGAAGCGTTATCTCgaacaaacgaacaacagCGACATCAGTGGAAGACTAAGAGTAGACaaaagggcaaaaaaaaaaagaagagaaaaccagatacccccccccccccacgaAACTTCTTTATAACATATTGTGACaacgaaggaaacaaaatagaagaggaaaaaaaaaaaagaaaaccgtAGCTCCAGTGATAAAACTAATAAAAATAGAACCACCAAACGCCGCTCCACCGTGGGATCTCACTTatctctatttctttttttcttttttaatgcCCTTTTAACGCTGCTCATGCAACATCATCACTGAAgataaatataaaacacaTCTATCTCATGGCCCCTTTGCACGAGCGATTATTAGACCAACGCTCCTGTTTTTCCGTTCATCAtctgtttcccctccctttcttccttcctcatTTCAGTTCACTCCACTTGATTCTTTTTAACATAACCTTCGCTCTTGCTGTCCTTCCATCCtttagaaagaaaaaaaatccatgACTTCGTTTTCGCCTCAGAGTGACGAATCTACACAAACTGAGTTTTACAAATGCATCATGCATACGAGACAAATTATGTATTCCCGCCGCCGGGCCCGCAGACATTGATAACAGAAACTAAATACAAAAGGAGGAGATAAGCTATCGGGTTGGGCATAGCAAGTCAGATAAGGGGAcgaaacattaaaaaaaaacaaaaaaggtaaataaaTGAGCAAGAAGGCTGCCTagctaaccctaaccctaaccatAATCAATAGAACGAAGGAGAGAGAATGAAAACATCTACATTTGAAACCCGCCGCTACATATCAAAGGCCTCCTCCAGTTCATCCAGAAGAGACTCGTATCCACCGTGTAGACGAGGCGCGGCTGGTTCCGGTGGTGTTACCGCAGgggtttgttgttgtgaccGTCTCGCCTCCGTTCCAGTGCCGCTCGGCGAATTTATAGATCCTTCACCCAGCGAAGATGTGAGTGAAAATGGCCGCCCTACTCTGCTTTCCTCACCAGCTGGCGCGGCCTTCTGCTGCAAACTGCTCCATCGTTCATCCAAAAAGGGCAAACTTCGTGATTTGGTTAACTGTTGGCCGGGGTCCCGCTGACGCAGCGCACAGCTTTTACTTGCCCCACTGCTGCACTCACTACCCTCGAGCCTTCCACAGCTGTTATTACCACTGCGACGGCGACTGATCTGACCGCGTGCTGAATACGTGCTTTCACACAGAGCGGCATGTGAGAAGGAACGTCTGAGAAAGGGATCGCCCGCACCCATAGGTACGGGACTACGATGCCCCGCTAATCTAGCGGGTGGCGTGAAGGCAGCACCTCCACCTCTATTCACTCCACAGTGTATGACCGGCTGGCTACGCGTTATGCGCTGATTGGTTGTACAACCTGTAAATGGCTGTTGGCCACTTTCAAGACCCTCTCGACCTTCGGCTGGGGAGCAGTGACCGGCAGATGCACACGAACAACATTCCACTGGTCCCGCATTTGTCGCCGCTAACCGCTTCCCCTCGTCACTATGGCGTTGTTCGCTCTCCACCGCTAAGTGGAAATACCGCTGTGACGTTGATGAGAAGCTATCCCTTAGTGAAGCAACAGTGACCGCATGGTACGTAGATGGGCTCTGCTCACTAAACCTCCGCAGTCTCTGCGGTCTTTCGTAGCAGAAGCTATAACGCATAAAGAAACGCTCCCACAAGGTAATGCCATCTAGGGGAAGTGGATCGAGCAGAGGCCCAACACATTCCTTGTTGTCAGCCAACGAGAAATGTGGGTTCAGCAGACCGGAGTACATGAGAGCATCACTCGAAATACATAAACGTCGTGGCTTACATAGTGAAGAAAACTTACCCACCGCCGGGCACCAGTTGGGAGTATAAATTGATGAACCGCCATAACCCACTTTGAAAAAGGATTGCAGGGGGATGGGATGAGAGCAAGGTGATGTGGTGGCTTCTGTATCTACCGATGCGTTCGTTACTCTGTACTCCCCGTCATCATACGCCCTCCGCACGTCTATAGATGATTCTAGCGAAGTCAGCTGTTCCCCTTCTGTTGGAATGGTTGTCGCGAGAACGAGAGCTATGAGTTGACTGAGCGAAAGTGTGTGTTTTTCCACCCCCCACCGCTTGATGTCAACCTCACAATTCACCGCGAAGGTACCTACGATGCCCGCGTTAAGGATGTCGACAatcagaagaagaaaattttcCGTAAATTCGAAGCAGTGCGGGTAGATGCGAAGGAGCTGGTATACGGCATCAATAAACTGTAGCATAATGGGTGAGTTCTGCTTTCCACCCAACAGACTATGCGGTGAGCCACTGGGTGAGGAACTCTCCTTTTCGTCAAACGTGTTCCCGTTTCCGCCACCGTTGTTGCAGTTCCCACTACCTTCGGAAACGGCGCTGCTACCATTTTGTGTATCCCACTGgctcttctttcctgtagCTGTGCACGTAGAGCGGATGGCAAAAGGGTGACCAAAGGCAACAAACTCCTTCTCCACCAGTATGAGAAAGCCTTCTACCGTGCGGTAGTATGGGTCGAGGAGGAGTTGCGATAAAGCACAGACCTGCGGTGTACGGTCCCACCCATCGGAGCAGTTCACCATTACTAAACGCGCATCCTTCCGACTCTGCAGTGGCGTGTACGAGGGTATCTGTTGTGATTCGGTGGGGAGCGGTGCAGCAGACTTCACACCACCAATGTTCCGACATACAGAGTGGAATGCTCTCATCCACATATACATGGTGGAGGAGGTGCCAACATCCGTTGTGGCCGGGAAAAGGGCATTTTCCTCCGATACACCAGCCACTAGACGAGCGGCATCCTCAGCGGTGCGCAGTAATCCACGGATGTGTTCCACCCATGCCATTTTGGCTTTGCCAAGCGGTTGGTTCTCTTGCGCTCGCAGTTGGGCGAGTGATGAGGTTGGTCCCCCCGCTTGGGTGTTCTGCCTCTTTGGAGCCGTAGCGCATTTCATCACGGCTGTGGGAAAGTTCGGATTGTGGGTAAATATTTCTTCACAGAGTGATTCATAACTTTCGCGTACATGGTGAATGTTCTCAAGTGAGCAGAAGCGTCTGTTTTCACCCAGCGAAAAGCCCCCTCCCACAAGCGTACTGCTTAACGCACGTATACCACTGCGGAGGTCAAAAATGTGCACGGGACGCATGCAAGCGTTTCGGTACTCTTCCACAGGGTCAGTCAGTGCCTTTGCGGAGGCGGCCGATGCATAAAGCGCCGGTATAACAGCGGGCTGTGCGGCACGAACAAGCCCCGCTTCGCTCGCtgaataataaaatgaaagtgCCTCCACACGCCCACGTCCACGAAGCCGTGCTGTGTGCAACAGCTTGTCGTCGTGTAGACTGTTCGGTACAACAAAACGCTCCGGATACGTTGTAAAGTGCTTGTGGTCTATGTTAATATCAGTTACTCTCCACTGCTTCAGGGGAATATCCTGCCTTTCAAATTCCTCTGCCACAGAGTAAAGCCACCAATGGTGTGCTCGCCCTTGGGTACTATCTTCACACTCATACTCACATTCACGCTtatctcttctttcctcctctttctgcCCTCCTCGTTCCTCCAAATCGACAAATGCAGTGAGAATATTCCGGATAACCTGCAGATAAAACGGAGTGTATGGATTCGGTAGGACATCACCAGCTGTTAACACTAAGCCGACCATACGCCAAGGTCGCCGAGCGCTGGCCAATAGTCGGTTTCCGTATGAGGATGTCATTGGCGCAATTAACTCGCTATGAACCGCACTCACCGCATCTATCCCATGAAATGCTAGCCACACGCGGCGACATGCCCGGGTTTGCAGCAGAAGAACGGTTGAAGGCGTTCCATCCCTGGTGGTCAGCCACTGCACATCCGCTAAAGAAACACGAGGAAATACGAGTCTGAGCCTTATATAATCTTTGGAATCGGAGGAATCACCGTTGAAATGGCTGGTAGGGTTATCCTCACTATCACTGCCATAGGGAGAAAACGGCGGCTCGCAAGAACCCTCATTGGTGTTGTCGCTGTTACCACTGCGCTCACTGTCGCTGACAACTCTACTTTTGATGTTTGTCACTTCGTTGCTGCGTGACGTCTTCTCTGTTCTTGACGCTACCCGTTCCTCCCCACGGCCAACGGATGCCTGTCGCCTGTTGATGTTGTCAAATGCACTGGCTAAAATAATGTCAGTTTCGGTTAGATATAAATAACAGGGGTGACCGCTGTTAGTTTTAACGCCAATACCACCGGGTGACAGCCCGGTACCTGAGTTATACAGAGCAGCCGTCCCCCCAGCGTTGGTGGTCGCGTCACTTGCGGCCAGCAGATGCTGAGGGAACAGGTCATAAAACCAAACTTTTGTAGTTTTTTGCAGGCGCCGCTGAAGTAAGTCTGCTTTTTCCATTGCTCTGCGACTAGGAAAGAAATCGCCCCTCGCGAGTGCCGATAAACGGCGCCTATATTGCCTCCCTACGTCCGGGGAGAATAGCCCACTCGCTAGGCGGAGAGTTAAAGAGGGGAGAAATCCTCCCGTGATGGCACCACTGCACTTCGTCTTTAtggtgctgttggtgttACTGCCCCGTTCAGCTGCTATAGCATGCTCCGCCTTCTCATTGTCGTCACTGCTATCAGATTTTGAAACGGCAGGAAGCTGCTCTTCGAGGCTGTTACTAGTTGCAGCGTAAGCTGCTGCGGACGATGACTCCGGCGTACCCGCCCTTCTTCCATCACCCAAACCCCACTCAGTTTTTAAGACATGTTGTTGATTCCCCTGGAGGTGGAAGGCATCCACGAGAACATCTGTACAAACCGACAATACGGGGTATAGTTCCTTATCCTGCTTGACCTCGGGGACGCGACGGCCATCATCGGCAATGTTGCCAAGTTCCTCCTgcatctgctgctgttgctggcCTGAAGACACATCCCCCACACTTTCCTCCGCGCCGAGGGTTGAGGTTGCAGCGGACCACGTCGACACCGAACGCAGCATCGTAGGTATAAAACTTGGCGGAGTCAGCGCCTTTACTGATGGCATCGTACCCTTAGCATGGGATGTCCTCTCCCCCTTATCCGTGCCGCGCCCCGTTTGGAGTGTTTTCGGGGGTCCAAAATCGTCACAATCGTCGTAGCATGTGGGTTCTCTAACGTGTAGGAAACTTATCTCGTCGGTGGCGGGGTGGGCGGAAGTACTGATTGGAGCAGAAAGTGTTTCATGCATCATCTGTGACCACCCAAAAATAATCTCCATGAGGTTAtccacttccttttcttcttcctgttGCCGTTCCTTCAACACCCTATGTAAATAGCATATGGCTTGCACAACTTGTTCCACCTGCCGGGTCTTACCATCGTGGTTGCCCAACTTTTGAATCACGTTGCAAAAACTTCCCTGTACACCGCTGTGATTGAGGAAGGCCATATTCCATAGAGATGTTTGCCTGAGAAGTGTTAGTAGGAGTCGCGTAGATTCCCCTATAGCGAATTTTTCACTAGGGAAGTCAGTTCCTCCGCAACCCGTATCTTGCTCTTGCTTGCTTCCTCCATCGCTACTCAAGAGCACTGAGCTGACTGTTGGAATCGTAACGCTTCGGTCAGTCTTAACGAAAAATACGAAACGTGGAGCAGGAGAATCCATTCGGTTTCGTCGGGGCGTGTTCGACGTTTCGAGGGGGTGGGCCCAGTGGAACTGCAAAGACACACGTAAATCGCCACATGTAAGAGTTGATGCTAAAAGTTGGCGCACAACGGGCGGCACCTCTAACTTGGGTGGCACTTCGAGTGCATAACATCTTGCATCAGTTTCTGTCACGTCTTCCAACTCCACGCGCCGGGCGAGCACCAAAAGCGATGGACCAAGTCCACTCAAACGCATGCGCTGCCACTGAACTTCCTCAGAAGAGCCCTCCACTTCGCCGAGCACACACTTTAGCAGTATCATTTCAATGGGCGAAGCAACCCAGTTTGATGGTTGAACGCTTTGTTTCCTCTGATGATGTTCTCCACCGTCCCGTCCTCCCGCAAGAACACCACACGCTCCATCAGCTTGCGTATCGGATGGGCATGGCACTGGTAGCGTTGTTCTATCCATCGCTTCAAATAATGCAGGTTATGTGTCTTTGTATATTTATTCACCTACGCCCCTCCTCTGACTGCGTTTGCCACCGACCACGCCGTCACTACCGATACTTTGCTCTGCTAAAAGCAGAAacccccttcctcttcttaaCCAAAACGTATGATAAAACTAAGGAAAGCAGAGGAGTTAAATCGTGAAATCGGTTGAACAAAGAAACTGCAAGAAATATGCTGGTTTCTACATAATTGAAGCGTTTCCTTGTTTAAAAACTTACCCGGACAACCTAAAACTTTCTGGTCACAATCATAAAGCAACCGACAACAGCAATCCCCTCTTACACCCCGGTTCCCTCTTTCGAGACTTGCAACTGCGTGGCAGCGGCGCAACGCTAAAATTACGATCAGTTTCAACGGCACTCAGAGGTAGTGACAAAGAACAGGAACAGAGAAGTAATGCTGAATCCACTTCaaggaaggggagaagggagtaacgaaagatcaacccccAGATCCATGCTGAGAACCAAACGAAGCGAATACTACATAATAaagatgtgtgtgtttgtgtgtatgtgccaAATAAGTGGTCCAACCTCAGGTAGCAAACAGTTTAAACTGAGGCATCACTTACATGCCGATTCCACC
Proteins encoded:
- a CDS encoding myotubularin, putative — its product is MDRTTLPVPCPSDTQADGACGVLAGGRDGGEHHQRKQSVQPSNWVASPIEMILLKCVLGEVEGSSEEVQWQRMRLSGLGPSLLVLARRVELEDVTETDARCYALEVPPKLEVPPVVRQLLASTLTCGDLRVSLQFHWAHPLETSNTPRRNRMDSPAPRFVFFVKTDRSVTIPTVSSVLLSSDGGSKQEQDTGCGGTDFPSEKFAIGESTRLLLTLLRQTSLWNMAFLNHSGVQGSFCNVIQKLGNHDGKTRQVEQVVQAICYLHRVLKERQQEEEKEVDNLMEIIFGWSQMMHETLSAPISTSAHPATDEISFLHVREPTCYDDCDDFGPPKTLQTGRGTDKGERTSHAKGTMPSVKALTPPSFIPTMLRSVSTWSAATSTLGAEESVGDVSSGQQQQQMQEELGNIADDGRRVPEVKQDKELYPVLSVCTDVLVDAFHLQGNQQHVLKTEWGLGDGRRAGTPESSSAAAYAATSNSLEEQLPAVSKSDSSDDNEKAEHAIAAERGSNTNSTIKTKCSGAITGGFLPSLTLRLASGLFSPDVGRQYRRRLSALARGDFFPSRRAMEKADLLQRRLQKTTKVWFYDLFPQHLLAASDATTNAGGTAALYNSGTGLSPGGIGVKTNSGHPCYLYLTETDIILASAFDNINRRQASVGRGEERVASRTEKTSRSNEVTNIKSRVVSDSERSGNSDNTNEGSCEPPFSPYGSDSEDNPTSHFNGDSSDSKDYIRLRLVFPRVSLADVQWLTTRDGTPSTVLLLQTRACRRVWLAFHGIDAVSAVHSELIAPMTSSYGNRLLASARRPWRMVGLVLTAGDVLPNPYTPFYLQVIRNILTAFVDLEERGGQKEEERRDKRECEYECEDSTQGRAHHWWLYSVAEEFERQDIPLKQWRVTDINIDHKHFTTYPERFVVPNSLHDDKLLHTARLRGRGRVEALSFYYSASEAGLVRAAQPAVIPALYASAASAKALTDPVEEYRNACMRPVHIFDLRSGIRALSSTLVGGGFSLGENRRFCSLENIHHVRESYESLCEEIFTHNPNFPTAVMKCATAPKRQNTQAGGPTSSLAQLRAQENQPLGKAKMAWVEHIRGLLRTAEDAARLVAGVSEENALFPATTDVGTSSTMYMWMRAFHSVCRNIGGVKSAAPLPTESQQIPSYTPLQSRKDARLVMVNCSDGWDRTPQVCALSQLLLDPYYRTVEGFLILVEKEFVAFGHPFAIRSTCTATGKKSQWDTQNGSSAVSEGSGNCNNGGGNGNTFDEKESSSPSGSPHSLLGGKQNSPIMLQFIDAVYQLLRIYPHCFEFTENFLLLIVDILNAGIVGTFAVNCEVDIKRWGVEKHTLSLSQLIALVLATTIPTEGEQLTSLESSIDVRRAYDDGEYRVTNASVDTEATTSPCSHPIPLQSFFKVGYGGSSIYTPNWCPAVGKFSSLCKPRRLCISSDALMYSGLLNPHFSLADNKECVGPLLDPLPLDGITLWERFFMRYSFCYERPQRLRRFSEQSPSTYHAVTVASLRDSFSSTSQRYFHLAVESEQRHSDEGKRLAATNAGPVECCSCASAGHCSPAEGREGLESGQQPFTGCTTNQRITRSQPVIHCGVNRGGGAAFTPPARLAGHRSPVPMGAGDPFLRRSFSHAALCESTYSARGQISRRRSGNNSCGRLEGSECSSGASKSCALRQRDPGQQLTKSRSLPFLDERWSSLQQKAAPAGEESRVGRPFSLTSSLGEGSINSPSGTGTEARRSQQQTPAVTPPEPAAPRLHGGYESLLDELEEAFDM